One window of Trichomycterus rosablanca isolate fTriRos1 chromosome 2, fTriRos1.hap1, whole genome shotgun sequence genomic DNA carries:
- the mif4gdb gene encoding MIF4G domain-containing protein B, which yields MEDSSSHDYKIQSLDAETQKLLKTALKDPGSVDLEKVCDIVVNQSLKEQAFSKEAGRICFTIVQAEAKQNGSSAFRRCLLIRLQQEFGSREETRRRSTQEWVCLVSFICNIFDYLKVNNTPMVALVHPVYDCLLRLAQPDALSNEEEVDCLVLQLHRIGDQLEKMDADQMDELFVLLRDGFLLQDGLSSLSRLLLLEILEYHAGGWNLSDTAQKYYYSEVSD from the exons ATGGAAGATTCATCCAGTCATGACTACAAGATCCAGTCCTTAGACGCAGAGACGCAGAAACTGCTCAAAACCGCTCTGAAAG atccAGGCTCGGTGGATCTGGAGAAGGTGTGTGACATCGTTGTGAATCAGTCGCTGAAGGAACAGGCGTTCAGTAAAGAGGCCGGACGCATCTGCTTCACTATCGTCCAG GCCGAGGCGAAACAGAACGGCAGCAGCGCGTTCCGGCGGTGTCTCCTGATCCGACTCCAGCAGGAGTTCGGGAGCCGAGAGGAAACCAGGAGGAGATCCACGCAGGAGTGGGTTTGTCTCGTCTCCTTCATCTGCAACATCTTCGACTACCTGAAG gtgaACAACACACCGATGGTGGCTCTGGTTCACCCGGTCTACGACTGTCTTCTCAGACTCGCTCAACCCGATGCACTCAGTAATGAAGAGGAG GTGGACTGTCTGGTCCTGCAGCTTCACCGTATCGGCGATCAGTTAGAGAAGATGGATGCTGACCAAATGGACGAGCTCTTCGTCCTGCTGCGGGACGGTTTCCTGTTACAGGACGGCCTCTCCTCGCTCTCCCGTCTCCTTCTGCTGGAGATCCTGGAGTACCACGCGGGGGGCTGGAACCTCAGCGACACAGCGCAGAAGTACTACTACAGCGAAGTGAGCGACTGA
- the slc25a19 gene encoding mitochondrial thiamine pyrophosphate carrier produces the protein MVGYDPGSATLSPEEAALAGSAAGMVTRAIISPLDVLKIRFQLQVERVSSSRPEGKYRGIVQAWRCILGEEGVTAFWKGHVAAQLLSVCYGAVQFASFQALTELVHNTTPYNSQAGGIHFLCGGMAACSATVACQPLDTLRTRFAAQGEPKVYRNLRHAVRTMYTQEGARTFYRGLTPTLVAVFPYAGLQFFCYNVLRKLLQQDGKTSRGGLQSFVAGSVAGVISKTMTYPFDLFKKRLQVGGFEEARAHFGQVRTYHSFLDCMVSVAREEGPSAFFKGLSPSLLKAAMSTGLTFFWYEFFTNTVSNMKRRR, from the exons ATGGTGGGTTATGACCCAGGCAGTGCCACCCTCTCTCCGGAGGAAGCCGCCCTGGCGGGGTCAGCGGCGGGCATGGTGACCCGCGCCATCATCAGCCCGCTGGACGTACTGAAGATCCGCTTCCAG ctgcAGGTGGAGCGCGTCTCATCCTCCAGACCCGAAGGCAAGTACAGAGGCATCGTCCAGGCGTGGCGGTGCATTCTGGGAGAGGAAGGAGTCACCGCGTTCTGGAAAGGTCACGTCGCCGCCCAGCTGCTCTCCGTCTGCTACGGAGCCGTACAG tttgcgaGTTTCCAGGCTCTGACCGAGCTCGTCCACAACACGACTCCCTACAACAGCCAGGCGGGCGGCATCCACTTCCTGTGCGGCGGAATGGCAGCGTGTTCAGCCACCGTGGCCTGCCAACCTCTCGACACCCTGCGCACTCGCTTCGCCGCTCAGGGAGAACCCAAG GTGTACCGGAACCTGCGCCATGCCGTGCGCACCATGTACACCCAGGAGGGGGCGCGCACCTTCTACAGAGGCCTCACGCCCACGCTGGTGGCTGTGTTCCCCTACGCCGGCCTTCAGTTCTTCTGCTACAACGTCCTGAGAAAGCTGCTCCAGCAAGACGGAAAGACGTCCAGGG GTGGTCTGCAGAGCTTTGTGGCTGGAAGCGTGGCTGGAGTCATCAGCAAAACCATGACGTACCCGTTTGACCTGTTTAAAAAACGCCTGCAAGTGGGGGGATTCGAGGAGGCCCGGGCACACTTCGGACAG GTAAGGACGTATCACAGCTTCCTGGACTGCATGGTGAGCGTCGCCCGAGAGGAGGGACCGTCCGCCTTCTTTAAAGGACTCTCGCCCAGCCTGCTGAAGGCCGCCATGTCCACCGGACTCACCTTCTTCTGGTACGAGTTCTTCACCAACACCGTCTCCAACATGAAGAGGAGGAGGTGA